Below is a window of Hyphomonas neptunium ATCC 15444 DNA.
CGCTGGACGCGGCGCTTTCTGAGTTTGGGCTTTCGGCGCTGATGGTGCCTGAAGCGGCGGGCGGGCTTGGGCTGGGGGCGCTGGACGCGTGCCTGGTGCAGGAGGCGCTTGGTTATGATGTGGCGCCATCGCGCTTTCTGGCGACGGCGGTGGCGGCCAAGCTGCTGGCGGGCAAGCCGGATGTGCTGGGCGCCATTGCGGGCGGCGAGGCGACGTTTGGGCTTGCGCTGACGGAGCTGTTCTCGCGGCGCGACGGGGCGGGTGTTGAGCTGAAAGGCGGCAAGCTGAGCGGCAAGAGCCTGCTGGCACAGTCCGTAGACGGCGCAACGCATATCCTCGTGGCGGACACGGCCGGGGCGGTGCATTCCGTGGCGGTGGGCAAAGCCAGCGTTACCGTGATGCAGACCATTGACCGGACACGGACGTTCCATGAGGTGGCGTTTGACGGGGCTGAGCCGCTCGTCAGCGTGACGCCAGAGGCTGAGGCGATTGCCTTTGCGCGGCTGCTGGTGGCGGCCGATACGCTCGGGACGGCGCAGGCGATGATCGACAAGGCGGTCGCCTATGCCAAGGAGCGCCAGCAGTTTGGCCGGGTGATCGGTTCGTTCCAGGCGGTGAAGCATATGTGCGCCGAGATGGCCGCGAAGCTGGAGCCGGCGCGGGCGCTGATCTGGCATGCCGCGCATGCGCTCGACATTGGCGACGCCGAAGGGCCGATGATGGCGACCCTGGCCAAGGCGCATCTGGCAGAGGTGGGCACCTTTGTGGCGCGCACCTCGACCGAGGTGCATGGCGGGATGGGGTTCACCGATCTGGTCGGGCTTCATTACTGGTATAAGCGGATCGGGGTGAACCGGCAGTTGCTGGGCAGCCCGGAGCAGACGCGCCAGACCGCGGCAGAATTGCAAGGACTGGTTGTGTAATCATCCGTAAAGCTGAATAATGCAATCAAGCCGCGAGTTTTGACTTGTGGTTAACCCTGAGTTGTGCAATCAAATCCATATTATACACGCACTGGTCGTATTTTGTGGAGGTTGCCCATGTCCGAGATTCAGATTGATTACGCCCGTCTGGCGCAGCGCGCCGAGGAGTTCGGTTTCCGGCGCGGGGAATTTCTGGATCTGAAGGCGGGGCTGCAGCTTGCCGAGGAGCTGACCGGACAGGTGATGGCGACACCGGAGTCGATCACCTGGATTGATAGCCTCACGGGCATGACCGGCTGGGTGACCGGGAGCCCCGTGGACGGGATCTTCATTTCGGTGCCGCTGTCGGTGGCGGGTGTGGCGGCGGTGCGCGATGGCAGCTTCGTGCCCGCATGGCCTTCGCTGGCGCACATCTGCGTGGAGGGGGAAGCCTGCGGGGGCGTTTACATCGGCATTTATGCGGGGTCGAACAAGGACGCGCGGCGTCGCGTGATGATGGCGGCGGCTGTTGTGCGGGTGGATATTTTCGGCGCGGTGCCGTGCTTCGCGCGCGGGGCGACGGAGGATGGGAAACGCTCAATGGCGTCGCTGGGGTTCCAGCCGATTGAGGGCGGTCTCAGCGATCTGTGGGGGCAGGACCCGCTGCCGCAATCGCAGGAAGATGCAGCATGAGCCGGTATCCGTCGATTGGAGAGCTGGTGCTGGCAAAGCCGTTGCCGCCTGGCGCGCTGGACGCGTTTTCGGCCCGGCCGGCGCGCACGCTGGAAGACTATCAGCAGGCGATGGCGATCCGCGCGGCGGTCTATATGGCCGAGCAGGATTGCCCCTATGACGAAGAGTATGACGGTAATGATTTTACCGCGACGCATATGGTCGTCTATTCGGGCGTGCGGCCGGTGGGGACGATCCGGGTAAGGTGGTTTTCCGGGTTTGCGAAGGTGGAGCGGACCTCGATCCTGCCCGCGTTCCGGGGGACGCCGGCGCTGAAGGTGTTGCTGGCGGAGACGTTCGAGATCATTGCGCGCAAGGGATACCGGCTGGCGCTGGCGCAGATACAGGCGCGGCTGTGGCCGACCTGGGACCGGGTGTTCCGGTGCAGGCTGGTAAGCGGGCGGCCGGGCTTTGCGTTCTCGGGATTTGACTATGCGGAGATGGAAATCCCTGTGGCGCGCCATCCGGAGGTTTTGAGCGTGCGGGCGGACCCGCTGCTGGTGATCCGGCCGGAGGGGGCATGGGATGAGCCGGGGGTTCTGGATCGGTCCGCGGGGCGGCCGACAGATGGCGCGCAGGCCGCCTGAAGATGGCGTGGCGGGGTGAGCCGGTTTTTATGACACCGGGGGCATTTTGCGGGGGCGGCGCTTGTCATTGGGGGCGACACGGGCCACAACAACGTTGACAGCCGTATGGGCGGGCTTTCGCCCCGCCGACCGCACTCCTGACCTCCGGGGCCTTATCCATGTCCGATATTGTTCAGAAACTTGATGCCGCCGCAAAACAGGCGCCGGTTGTGCCGGTTCTTGTGGTGGACTCAGCCGCTTCGGCTGGACCGCTGGCGAGCGCGCTGGAAGCGGCGGGCGTGACGATTGCGGAAGTGACGCTGCGCACCGCTGACGGGCTGAAGGTTATCGAGGCGATGCGCAAGGCGGCGTCGGGGCTGATCGTCGGCGCGGGTACGGTACTCAGTGGGCGCGATGTTGAGGCCGCGCTGAATGCGGGCGCGGAGTTTCTGGTGTCGCCCGGCATGTCGCCTGGGCTGCGCGCGGCGCTGGGCGGACGCGAGCATCTGATGATCCCCGGCGTGGCAACCGCCAGCGAGGCGATGGCGCGGATGGAAGAGGGGTTTCAGCGGTTGAAGCTGTTTCCGGCCGCTGTGGCGGGAGGTGTCCCGGCGCTGAAAGCGCTGGCCGGGCCGATGCCGCATCTGCGGTTCATGCCGACGGGCGGGATTACCGAAGATGAGGTGAAGGCGTATCTTGGCCAGCCGAACGTCTTTGCGGTGGGCGGTTCGTGGATCGCAAGCCAGAGCGATATAGCGGCGGGCAACTGGGCGAAGATTACCGAGACCGCGCGGCGCCTGCTGGCAATGGGGTGAGGCGCGGGCCTGCTGGCGGTGTCAGCGGGCGAATTTCTGCTTCACCTTTTGCGCCACATTGATCACCGACTGTTCGACGCCTTCGGGCCGGCCGTGAATGCTCCACAGCAGGGCATGGCTCACCGCGTAGACCAGCGCGCCGGTGCCCGACAGCAGCGCGACCGTAAGGACGTTGCCGACGGCGGTGTCAGGAAGGGGGAAGGTGTCGCGGACAGCCAGAACGACCCCGATCATGATGGCCGCCGACAGCAGGGACCGGCCAAAATTCTTGATCTGATCGACGACGCTGATCTGAAGCAGGCTTTTCAGGAAGAACAGGTTGATGATCGTGGCGAGAACCGTGGAGACCACATAGCCGGCGAGGAAGCCGGTGAACCCGTAGAGCCAGATGCCGACCAGGAGGCAGGTGACCTGGACCACCAGGGCGATGACATCGCGGCGCAGCATCAGGCTGGTGCGGCTGAGGGACATGGCGACCGACCGGATGGGGCCTGTGGCCAGCAGAAGGCCGGTGCACGGGGCATAGAACTGGACGATCAGCACGGCCTCTTCCCAGCCCGGCCCGAGGAGGAAGGGGATCAGCGGATCTGCGACCAGCGCGAGGCCGAAACCGACCGGCATGGCGAGCGCGACCGTGGCCGACTGGGCTTTGAGGTAAGCCGCGCGGAAGCGGTTGATGTCTTCAGCGAGGCGGCTGAAGGCGGAGAACAGCGACCGCATGATCGGGACGAGGAAAAGATAGGATATTTCCGAAGAGAGTTTGTTGCCGATGTGCAGCTGGCCCAGCGTGTCCTGGCCAAAGCGGCGGCCGGCGATGAGGTTTACGCTTTCGGTGGTGAGGCGGCTGACGATCATGCTGAGGCCGAGCCAGATGGAATAGTCCAGCAGCCGGCGCGGTGAGCGCAGCGACAGGGCGGGCAGTTTGCGGGCGGCAAAATAGGTGATGATCATGCTGGCGAAGGTGCCTGCGACCATGCCGATGACGAAGGCCCAGTAGGACTGCCAGATCAGCGCGATGGCGATGCTGACGGCGACCTGGACGATCTTGGAGGTGATCTCGGCAAAGACATCCCAGGTGAAATTGAGCGACCGGGCGAAGTTTTCAAAATAAGGGTTTCTCAGCCCAAAGATGATCATCTGGAGCGCGAGAACCATGATGACAGGCGCGACTTCCGGCATGCTGAACAGCTGGCCCATGGGGTAGGCAATGACCAGAAGCACCACCGAAACCAGAAGCGAGCGGATGATCGAGATGGTCCAGGCGGTGTTGAACTCGTCATCGGTCGGGGACGGCAGCGCGATCAGGGCTGTGGTGACCGGGATGTCCAGAAGGGCTGCCATGATGCCCATGATGGCCATGGACAGGGCGATTACGCCGAAATCGGCGGGCACCAGGATGCGCGCCAGGGCAATTGTGCCGCCAAAAGCGAGGGCATAGCTGGCCAGCTTCGCGAACGCCAACCAGGCCGCCGCGCGAACAACCTGCCGGGAAGAAACATCTTCGCCTGGCACCTGCGCCGTCAGATTCTGGTCGTGTGTCATGTACGCTTCTTTTTTTGTGTGTCACTTCGAGACGGAATCCGGAAGGCGGTCTTGCTATGAGATTCCCGTGCCATGACACATTCCTGTGGCACGGCGCAGCCAGTAGAGGCCAGCCAAGTATTTCGGAATTCTGAAGATTTCCGGCCCCCGCCTTCCGCGGGGCAAAGGGGCCGGGATGGTGGCCGTGATTTGGTTTAATTCCTGCATGGATGTAAGTTGCCGACTGGGGAGTGAGGCAAGCGTGACATATTATAATACGACGCAGGAATCCCGATTAAGCGATGCAGAGTGCTTCGGCCGTGTGACCCGTCATGGAACACCGGTGGCAGAGGCGCGCCTGAACCCCGGTGCCATTCTGGTGGGCCGGGCGTGGCGGCGGCGATGCGCGTTGAAACGGGCTGGCAGGCGAATTCCACGGGGTTCGTGTGAGTTTCAACTTATAATTTTTACAAAACGTGACCGAAACTCGCCTAAGCACCAGAGTGGCTGGCTTGATCGCGCATTGGCGCCGAGTTAGCTTGGGGTGGGGACATGTATTCAGTAAATAAACGTATAGTGGGTGGCTCGTGAACAATATTACTGCGCTTATCGTCGGCGATGGACCGCTGCTGTTGCAATGCCTTGAGGCATATATGGCATCGGGCGGGCAGGTTACTGCTGTCGTTACTCAGGACAGCGCGATTGCCAGCCATGGTGACGCCATCGGCGTGCGTGTGCTGAACAAAAGCTCGGTCGTCTCGGGCGAGCTTGAGGCGCTTGAGTTCGACTATCTGCTGAGCATTGCCAACCTCGACATGCTTCCGGAGTCGCTGCTGAAGCGCGCCCGCAAGATGGCGATCAACTTTCACGATGGCCCCCTGCCACGTTATGCGGGCCTCAACGCGACGTCCTGGGCCATCCTTCAGGGCGAGACCGCGCATGGTGTCACCTGGCATGAGATGACCGGCAAAGCCGACATGGGCGGTATTGTCGAAGCCGCACCATTGACGATTGACCCGAATGATACGGCCTTCAGCCTTAACGCCAAATGTTTCGAGGCGGGGCTGGCATCCTTCAAGGCGATGATCCCGTCGCTGCTTGCCGGCAATGTCACGGTCCGGCCGCAGGACGGCGCGCGGACCTATTTCGGCCGGTACAAACGGCCGGACGCCGCGGCGACGCTGCGGTTTGATGTTTCTGCAGACGACACGCTGGCGCTTTCGCGGGCGATGACGTTCGGGCCTTACACCAATACACTGTCTTTCCTGAAAGTGTGGACCGGGCAGCGCGTGCTGCTGGTGAGCGATGTCGAGGCGGCGACGGGTGCGGCGTCTCTGGCGGCACATGGCACGGTGATCGCGCACGACGCGGATGGCGTTGTTGTGGCAGCGCAGGGCGGCCAGTTGCTGCGCCTGAGCGGGCTGACGGACAGTTCGGGCGCGGCGGTCGATCCGGCGCAGTCGGGCGATCTCGCACTTGGCGCGCGCCTGCCGGATCTGGCCGCCAGCGATGTGGCTGAGCTGGACCGTCACACGGTTGCGGCGGCAAAGGCGGAAAGCTTCTGGATGGCGCATAGCGCGCGGGCGGTCGCCAGCGAAGCGGCGCCGTATCCCCGCGCGCTGAAGCCGGCGGCGGGCGTGCATACATTCCCGCTGGATGCCGGCGCGGAGCTGTCGCTTGGCTTGGCGGCGGTTGCGGTTTGGTCTGCACATGTGGGCGGGGCGTCTTCAGCAGCGATTGCCTTTCATGACGGCGCGCAATGGACCGGGCTTGGCAAATATGCGGCGTGGTTTGCGCCCTGGCGCCCGCTGGCGCTGGATGTGGCCGGTGACGCGCAACGCGGAGAGCTGGTTGCGCACGCGCGCGCCCTGGTGGACGCGGCGCGGGATAAAGGTCCCCTGGCCTGCGACGCTTATATGCGCCGGCCACGCGCCGAGCGCATGCAGGGGCGGGCGGATGATTTCTCGCTGGCTGTCGCCATCGGGGGAGACGCTCCAAAACATCCGAATGCGGATATTATTCTGCGCGCAGGCGAAGCCGGGCTGACGCTGGAGATTTCTGCAGGCGCTTACGACGCAGATGTGGCGGGCGTGATCGCCGGACATATCGCGTCAGCGCTCGCCGGCCTTCGGGATGCGCCGCAAGAGGCTGTATCCGGGCTTGACGTTCGCCCGGCAGCTGAGCGTGGCGCACTGGCCGCGTTTGAAGCAGGCACAGCCACCCGCGTTCCCTTTGTGTCGATGCATCAGGGCGTGACCGATCAGACCGCCCGCTCGCCCGACCGGTTGGCACTGCGCACGCGTGACGGCGCGATGACCTATGCCGAGCTGGACGCCGCGTCGAGCCAGGTCGCCGAGCAGCTCATGGCGCGCGGCGTTCGCGCCGGCGAGACGGTTGGCGTCTGCATGAACCGGTCGATGGACCTGGTGGTGGCGTTGCTGGCCGTGCTGAAGACCGGCTGTGCCTATGTGCCGCTTGACCCGGCCTATCCGGCCGACCGGCTTGATTTCATGCTGGAAGACAGCCAGTCGCATTTTGTCATCACGGATGCGCCCGGCGCGCAGGAGGGTGTGCGGGCCCAGCGGCTGGCATTTGGCGAGCTGCGCGGCGGCTCTGCGGGCGGATGGCGCGCGCCGGAGGTTGGCCCGCAGGATCTGGCCTATCTGATTTACACTTCGGGATCGACGGGCCGCCCCAAGGGCGTGAAGGTTCAGCATGGCGCGCTGGCAAACTTCTTTGCGGCGATGGATGTTCGCCTTCCGTATAAAGAGGGTGATACCTGGCTGGCGGTGACCAGCCCCAACTTTGACATCTCCGTCCTTGAGCTGTTCTGGACGCTGTCGCGCGGCCTGACTGTGGCGCTGCATGGCGCGGAAACGCAGAAAACCAAGCCGTTCAGCCTGTTCTATTTTGCGGCGTCCTCTGCCGCGAATGCCGATCAGTACAAGTTGTTGTTTGCGGGCGCGCGCTTTGCCGATGAAAACGGGTTTGAGGCGATCTGGACACCGGAACGCCACTTCCATGATTTCGGCGGTTCCTATCCTAACCCGGCCGTGACGAGCGCTGCGCTGGCGGCGATCACGAAGAATGTGCATATCCGTGCGGGCAGCTGCGTGCTGCCGCTGCATCACCCCATCCGGGTGGCGGAAGACTGGTCGGTGATCGACAATGTGTCCCGCGGCCGGGTCGGTCTTGCCATTGCGACGGGCTGGCAACCAAATGACTTTGTTCTGGCGCCGGACAATTTTGCGACGCGCCGTGATACGCTCAGCGAGCGGATCGACACGCTGAAGCGCCTGTGGCGCGGCGAGGCCGTGCCGTTTGTGAACCCGAACGGCGTTGAGGTGCCAACGCGTATTCATCCCCGCCCGATCCAGAAGGAACTGCCGATCTGGCTGACGATTGCCAAGGCGGCCGAAGCATTCGAGAGCGCAGGGCGGCAGGGCTTTAATGTGCTGACCCACCTGCTGGGCATGTCGGTAGCTGAGCTTGGCGGCAACATCGCCAGGTATCGTGAGGCCTGGCGGAAAGCCGGGCATCCGGGCGAAGGACGTGTGACGTTGATGTTGCACTCGTTTGCCGGCGAGACCGATGACGATGTTTGCGAGACCGTCCGTGAGCCAATGAAAGCGTATCTGCGCACCTCGGTTGATCTTGTGCGCGATGCGGCCTGGACTTTCCCGACGCTGGTTCAGAAGGGCGAAAAGACAGGCCGCACGGCGCAAGAGGTGATGGACGCCGAGCCGCTGACGGACGAAGAGATGGACGCGCTGCTTGACCATGCGTTCGAGCGCTATTTCCAGACGAGTGGTCTTTTCGGATCGGTTGAGACCTGCGCCGAGATGGCGCGCCGGGTGCATGGTATTGGCGTGGACGAGATCGGCTGTCTGGTCGATTTCGGGGTGGATCAGGACCTGGCGATTGAGCATCTGCCCTATCTGAAACGCGTGATGGACCGTGCCGGAGCTTCGCCGTCGCATGAAGGGCGGCACACGGTTGCCGAGGATGTCGAATTTTTTGGTGCCTCACATCTGCAATGCACACCGTCCATGGCGATGATGCTGGGCGGCGAAACCGAGAAGCTGGCCGGGCTGCAGGTGCTCTGCGTGGGCGGGGAAGCGCTGCCGATGGAGCTGGCCCGGTCGCTGCGCACGGCGGCGCCGCAGGCAAAACTGTTCAACATGTATGGGCCGACCGAGACGACGATCTGGTCGACCATGTGTCATATCGATGAAGTGGGAAATTTCATTCCGCTGGGCGAAGCCCTGCTCAACACAACGCTGCGCATCGATTCGCCTTCGGGCCGGCCCCAGCCGGCGCTGGCTGCCGGAGAGCTGCTGATCGGCGGCGACGGCGTGACGCTGGGATACTGGAACCGGGAAGATCTGACGGCAGAGCGTTTTGTGACGCTGCCGGACAGGCCGGGTGAGGTGATGTATCGGACTGGTGACCTTGTGCGCCGTCATTCCGATGGGAAACTGGAATTCCTGGGGCGGATCGATCATCAGGTGAAGCTGCGCGGGCACCGGATCGAGCTTGGCGAGATCGAGGCGGCGCTGATTGCCGAAGCGGCGATCGCGCAGGCGGTGGTTGTTGCGCTTGGCGACAGCAATGAAAATAAGCGGCTTGTTGCCTATTGCGTTGTCAAACCGGGCGCCGAGCTTGATACCAAAGCGCTGAGATCGCAGCTGTTGCAAAGCCTGCCGGAAATCATGGTGCCGGCGCACATTGTTGTGCTGCCGAGTTTGCCGCTGACGCCGAATGGCAAGATTGACCGCAAGGCATTGCCTGCGCCGGAAGCGGCGGTTCAGGGCGCGGTTGAGACGCCCAGCGATGAAGTGGAGCAGAAGCTTGCCTCCACATGGAGCGATCTGCTTGGGCTTCCAGCGGTGGATGTGAACGCCAATTTCTTTGACCTTGGCGGGCACTCCCTGCTGGCATTCCAGATGCTGCGGCGCGTGCAGAGCGACTTCTCGCGGGATGTAACCATTACGGATGTCTTCCGTTTTCCGACCGTCCGTACACTGGCTGAGCGTATCCGCAAGGGTGGCAGTGATGACAAGGACAAGCCGAATGCGGGGCTCGGCCGGGCGCAGGCGCGCCTGGCTGCGCGCCGCCGTGATTCTGCAGGGGCCTGAAACTTATGGCCGATGAGAACAGCATCGCCATCGTTGGCATGGCTGGGCATTTTCCCGGCGCACGGTCGGTTCGGGAATACTGGTCGATGCTTGAGGCTGGCCGGGACGCGACCCGCTGGCTGACACCTGAGGAACTCGTGGCGGCCGGGGAGTCGTTCGCGGCGATTCAGGACCCCCGCTATATCCGGGCAACCATGGCGCTGCCGGACATGGAAATGTTCGATGCCGGATTTTTTGGATTCAGCCCACGCGAGGCGGCAATCCTTGATCCTCAGCATCGCCACTTTCTGGAATGCTGTTGGGAAGCGCTGGAAGATGCCGGTCATATGCCGGCGGATGAATTTGACGGCGCTGTCGGGGTATTCGGCGGCTGCGGGATGCAGGCCTATCTGGCGTTCAACCTGCTGAGCAATCCGGAGCTGGTTGAGAGTGAGGGCATGTTCCTCCTGCGCCACACGGGCAATGACAAAGACTTTCTCACGACGCGGGTGTCTTATCTGCTGAACCTTCACGGGCCGAGCATTGGCGTGCAGACCGCGTGCTCGACCTCACTGGTTGCCATTCACATGGCGTGTCAGAGCCTGCTTGCGCGCGAATGCGATATGGCGCTGGCGGGCGGCTCCAGCATCGATCTGCCTCATGGCAGGGGTTATCGGTATGCGGAGGGTGAAATCCTCTCATCGACCGGGCGCTGCCGCGCCTTTGATGACGAGGCGGACGGCACCCTGTTTGGCAGTGGTTCAGCTGTGGTTGCGCTGCGGCGGCTGGATGATGCCCTGCGGGACGGGGACAACATACATGCCGTGATCCTGGGGTCGGCCATCAACAATGATGGCGCGCGCAAGGCCGGCTATCTGGCGCCCAGCATTGACGGGCAGGCGATGGCCGCTGCCGAAGCCCTGGCGATTGCCGGGGTGGAGCCCGGCAGCGTGGACTATATCGAGGCGCACGGCACCGGCACGCTGGTCGGTGATCCGATCGAGCTTTCGGCCCTGCAGCAGGTTTATGGAGACGCCCCGGCAGGATCAATCGGGATCGGCTCGGTGAAGACCAATATCGGTCACCTTGATACGGCAGCTGGCATTGCCTCGCTGATCAAGGTGGTGCTGGCGATGCGCGGAGAAAAGCTGCCCGCAACGCTCAACTTCTCAAAGCCCAACAGCCGTTTTGATTTTGCGCGCAGCCCTTTCAAGGTTGTCGGTGAACAAAAGGATTGGCAGCGGGGCACCAAGCCCCGCCGGGCGAGCGTCAATTCGCTGGGCGTGGGCGGAACCAACGCGCATGTCGTGCTGGAGGAGGCCCCCATACTTCCGCCGGCGTTGGCATCCGGCCCGCAGGTGATCACGCTTTCGGCAAAGACGAAGGACTCGCTTGAGGGACTCGTGGCCAAGTGGCGGGGTTTTGCGGCGGCGCCGGACGCAGGGTTCTGTATCGCAAACGCTGCCTTTACGGCGCAGACCGGCCGCAAGATCTTTGCGCATCGGGCAACGGTGGTGGCTTCCAACGCTCAGGAACTGGCGGAGAGGCTGACGCCCAATGGCGCCTGGCGGCGCACGTCAGCGACGGCGAAGGACACCAAGCCACGCATCGTGTTCATGTTTCCCGGCGGCGGCGCGCAATATCCCAATGCTGCCCGTTCGCTGTATGAGAACAATACGGAGTTCCGCGCGGCGGTAGAAGCGTGTTTTGCCGTCCTTGAGCCGGGACTGGCAAGGGATCTCCGCGCACTGATGTTTGAGGCGGTCGATTTCAAGGCCGGTTCGGCGGCGCTGGAGCGGCCGACTTATTCGCTGCTTTCCGTGTTCATCGTCGAGTATGCGCTGTCGAAGCTGTGGGAAAGCTGGGGTGTTACGCCCGATGCCGTGATCGGCCACAGCGCAGGCGAGTATGCGGCAGCTGTGCTGGCCGGCATCATGTCGCTTGAGGACGCGATTGGCGTTGTGCTTGAGCGCGGCGAGATATTCGAAACGGCGCCTGCGGGCGGCATGATCAGCGTTCAGGACGATGAGGCGCGCGTGCGTGCGCTGGTTGGGGATGATCTCGATATTGCGGTTCTCAATTCTCCGCAGGTGACAGTGGTATCCGGCGCGGATGAGCCGCTCGCGGCGTTTTCCAAACGTCTGGAGGCGGAGGGTATCAAACATGCTCCGGTGCGTATCAAGGTGGCGGCACATTCGCGCATGCTGGACGGCGGGTTGGCCCGCTTCCGTGCGCGGCTCGACCGGGTGAAACTTTCGCCGCCGAAAATGGAATTCATCAACAATCTTGTTGGCGCGCCGGCCAAGCCGCAGGAACTGGCGACATCCGATTACTGGGTGAACCATCTGCGCGGCGCGGTGCGATTTGCGGACGGACTTTCAGCGGCGTTGTCGACACCTGACACGGTGCTTGTTGAGGTCGGACCGGGGCAGGCGCTGTGCGCGCTGGCGGGGCTGGCGCAGGGCGCGCATGCCCTTCGCGGTGTCGTGGCGAGCCTGCCGACAGCTGTGGAAGATCATGACGCGGAAGCTTATGCGCTGTCCGCGTTTGGCCATCTCTGGGCGCTTGGCGCATCCGTTGATTTTGCCCGTGTACGGAAGGGTGAAGGCCAGCGCAGGGTGTCGGTGCCGACCTATGCGTTTGAGCGCCAGCGCCACTGGATCGAGCCCGGCAAAGGCAAAGCGGCGGCAGATACCGATACGCTTCAGATTTTCCGCAGCGCGGACGTCAAGGACTGGTTCGAAACGCGCGTGTATGAACCGGCTCCATTGGAGCAAGAGACACACAGCGCGCGCACGCATGTCATATTCAGCGATGGCAGCGACTTAGCCGCCGAGACGATCAAGCGTCTCCGCGCGCGAGGGGATGCATGTGTCGTGGTGAGCCACGATCCGGCAGCGGGCGAATTGCAGACTGCGGATGGCGCCTTCAGCTTCGACGCCAGCGCGCAGGATTATGCGCCCCTCATTGATGCGGTATCTCAAGAATGTGCAGAGCCCGATACGCTGGTTTTCCTTTGGCCGCTTCTTTATGCGTCTGCGGACGAAGCATTCCAGGCGTTTGATGCCGCTTTCAAGCTCGGCAAGGCGTTGCAGCTTTCCGGCTGGGCTGAGCGGACCCTGCTGGTTGCGGCCACGCAAAATGCCCTCGCAGTTGAGGCAAGCGAAGCGAGCGACGCCATGCAGGCGGGTGTGTTCGGCCCCTGGCAGATGCTGAGCGCAGAACAGCCCGGCGTGCGGGCAAGAGTTGTGGATTTCGGCGCTGCGGATGACATCAGTATGCGTGCCGGCGAGATCATCAGCGAATTGGATGCCGCAGGCGATGCGCCGGTTGCCGCCTGGCGGGATGGGCAGCGGTTTGTACCGGGGCTCAAGCGAGGCGTAACGCCGCCGGCGAACCAAACGTTGCGGGAAAAGGGCGTATATCTCATCACCGGCGGCCTGGGCGGTATCGGGCTTGAGCTGGCGCGATACCT
It encodes the following:
- a CDS encoding type I polyketide synthase; its protein translation is MADENSIAIVGMAGHFPGARSVREYWSMLEAGRDATRWLTPEELVAAGESFAAIQDPRYIRATMALPDMEMFDAGFFGFSPREAAILDPQHRHFLECCWEALEDAGHMPADEFDGAVGVFGGCGMQAYLAFNLLSNPELVESEGMFLLRHTGNDKDFLTTRVSYLLNLHGPSIGVQTACSTSLVAIHMACQSLLARECDMALAGGSSIDLPHGRGYRYAEGEILSSTGRCRAFDDEADGTLFGSGSAVVALRRLDDALRDGDNIHAVILGSAINNDGARKAGYLAPSIDGQAMAAAEALAIAGVEPGSVDYIEAHGTGTLVGDPIELSALQQVYGDAPAGSIGIGSVKTNIGHLDTAAGIASLIKVVLAMRGEKLPATLNFSKPNSRFDFARSPFKVVGEQKDWQRGTKPRRASVNSLGVGGTNAHVVLEEAPILPPALASGPQVITLSAKTKDSLEGLVAKWRGFAAAPDAGFCIANAAFTAQTGRKIFAHRATVVASNAQELAERLTPNGAWRRTSATAKDTKPRIVFMFPGGGAQYPNAARSLYENNTEFRAAVEACFAVLEPGLARDLRALMFEAVDFKAGSAALERPTYSLLSVFIVEYALSKLWESWGVTPDAVIGHSAGEYAAAVLAGIMSLEDAIGVVLERGEIFETAPAGGMISVQDDEARVRALVGDDLDIAVLNSPQVTVVSGADEPLAAFSKRLEAEGIKHAPVRIKVAAHSRMLDGGLARFRARLDRVKLSPPKMEFINNLVGAPAKPQELATSDYWVNHLRGAVRFADGLSAALSTPDTVLVEVGPGQALCALAGLAQGAHALRGVVASLPTAVEDHDAEAYALSAFGHLWALGASVDFARVRKGEGQRRVSVPTYAFERQRHWIEPGKGKAAADTDTLQIFRSADVKDWFETRVYEPAPLEQETHSARTHVIFSDGSDLAAETIKRLRARGDACVVVSHDPAAGELQTADGAFSFDASAQDYAPLIDAVSQECAEPDTLVFLWPLLYASADEAFQAFDAAFKLGKALQLSGWAERTLLVAATQNALAVEASEASDAMQAGVFGPWQMLSAEQPGVRARVVDFGAADDISMRAGEIISELDAAGDAPVAAWRDGQRFVPGLKRGVTPPANQTLREKGVYLITGGLGGIGLELARYLAGAVKARLVLTGRTPAPPRESWDRLAAGWGAPDDVVRARELIALESLGAEVLVMAADVADTAEMQAVVDQARARFGAVNGIFHAAGAIDDTPMAMKTLEEAHRVLSAKAQGARVLDRLAPDGTLDMFAVFSSTSVLITPPGQSDYVAGNAIAETVAASRSDGRVITWGIWADIGMAKRAADAGAVGNAGAMHPLLGVRQETRDGTVQFAETYSEATLWTLSEHRIGDITVLPGAAYVEISSAAALSVGLGDQVDISQLSYVAPLAIRPRQSRQVRTTLTPLEGDGFRIEVESRAHAGEGWLLHFDAQLSKRTSAPDPVSAVACETEIDAERLTLTERGVGFGPRWSNVSRARVGDGAVSADFVLPRDFVDDLETYRIHPALFDTSFAAGLFLLENDAERGVFAPVSIGSVRVYRTLTERFSAEGRLTAEGDDTATFDVDIKDASGTLLLEVRGACFRRVEFGGDIPAIPEPSASARDRLLAEGIRAAEAHAMFEQLFTQGARSFVVSPVSVAQAKLVIRGPAAAASSASSDRKAVTGGDPVEQRLAEMCAEILGVDTLGLDEEFLSYGGGSLTGVRLFARIRRDMGVELALSALLQAPTIRLLAVLVREKLPEPLEGAPAAEDVPVTEKETAAPDAAPKAAVAAAPPAKPAAAKARWSPLVRMAPGASGGKPVFLIHGAGGTVLVFKPLADRLRSEAPVYGIEAQGIDGTQPVLETIEEMADLYVRHILTLDPKGPYRLVGYSGGGVIAVEMAHQLRRSGREVEFLCLLDTLAPQEAERPVRFDKEVARFGQKLQEWVQLGPAEIGARIRKRANSVKDALRARVEPKPEVAPKSHIEILSDLVEEGYMKAQRNYHPPQYDGDVLLFRAEHALLPFLRAGEKLGWDDILIGKMDIIFLDADHFSLIRTPTTEKIADEILSRLNALKAKAESRLETV